Proteins encoded within one genomic window of Ideonella dechloratans:
- the atpD gene encoding F0F1 ATP synthase subunit beta — translation MTDGTLSPAWPAPAGASHRVVAVHGPVVAVRGRPLPQLGHVLKVPLDGRQITLVVEQHVSECVVRTIALESTEGLARGLPAHDTGAPLTVPAGEACLGRLLDVQGRPLDGGPPLDPALHRPVMAPPPRLSDTLPGQQILPTGIKVIDLLCPFVRGGKTGLFGGAGVGKTVLMMEFMHAVSTLYQGASVFAGVGERIREGHEMWHEMSDAGVMQRTVMVFGQMDETPGVRYHTGFTALACAEALRDAGHGEVLFLMDNLFRFVQAGSEISGLLGRMPSSVGYQPTLLTEVATLEERILSTRQGAITSVQAVYVPADDMSDPSMAAIQAHLDSIVVLSREQAARGIYPAVDPLASNSRMLDVHIVGQRHHRVAGAVREHLARYKALEDIIAMLGLEELSPEDQRTVRRARRLQRYLTQPFQVVADHTGMPGVTVPLETLLADCERFLDGAYDGLTEDACYMQGAMPAPAPTAAPVASA, via the coding sequence ATGACAGACGGAACCCTCTCTCCCGCATGGCCTGCCCCGGCCGGCGCCTCACACCGGGTGGTGGCGGTGCACGGCCCGGTGGTGGCGGTGCGGGGGCGGCCCCTGCCGCAGCTGGGCCATGTGCTGAAGGTGCCCCTGGACGGGCGCCAGATCACGCTGGTGGTGGAGCAGCATGTCTCCGAATGCGTGGTGCGCACCATCGCGCTGGAAAGCACCGAGGGCCTGGCCCGCGGCCTGCCCGCCCACGACACCGGCGCGCCGCTGACCGTGCCGGCCGGCGAGGCCTGCCTGGGCCGCCTGCTGGACGTGCAGGGCCGACCGCTCGATGGCGGGCCGCCGCTGGACCCGGCGCTGCACCGCCCGGTGATGGCGCCGCCGCCGCGCCTGTCCGACACCCTGCCCGGCCAGCAGATCCTGCCCACCGGCATCAAGGTGATCGACCTGCTGTGCCCCTTCGTGCGCGGCGGCAAGACCGGGCTGTTCGGCGGTGCCGGCGTGGGCAAGACGGTGCTGATGATGGAATTCATGCACGCGGTCAGCACGCTCTACCAGGGGGCGTCGGTGTTCGCCGGGGTGGGCGAACGCATCCGCGAAGGCCACGAGATGTGGCACGAGATGAGCGATGCCGGCGTGATGCAGCGCACCGTGATGGTCTTCGGCCAGATGGACGAGACCCCGGGCGTGCGCTACCACACCGGCTTCACCGCCCTGGCCTGTGCCGAGGCCCTGCGCGATGCCGGCCACGGCGAGGTGCTGTTCCTGATGGACAACCTGTTCCGCTTCGTCCAGGCGGGCTCCGAGATCTCCGGCCTGCTGGGCCGCATGCCGTCCAGCGTCGGCTACCAGCCCACGCTGCTGACCGAGGTGGCCACGCTGGAAGAGCGCATCCTGTCCACCCGGCAGGGGGCCATCACCTCGGTGCAGGCGGTCTACGTGCCGGCCGACGACATGAGCGATCCCTCGATGGCCGCCATCCAGGCCCACCTCGATTCCATCGTCGTGCTCTCGCGCGAGCAGGCCGCCCGCGGCATCTACCCGGCGGTGGACCCGCTGGCCTCCAACAGCCGCATGCTGGACGTGCACATCGTCGGCCAGCGCCACCACCGGGTGGCCGGCGCGGTGCGCGAGCACCTGGCCCGCTACAAGGCGCTGGAGGACATCATCGCCATGCTGGGCCTGGAGGAGCTCTCGCCCGAGGACCAGCGCACCGTGCGCCGCGCCCGCCGCCTGCAGCGCTACCTGACCCAGCCCTTCCAGGTCGTGGCCGACCACACCGGGATGCCCGGCGTGACCGTGCCGCTGGAGACCCTGCTGGCCGACTGCGAGCGTTTCCTGGACGGCGCCTACGACGGCCTCACCGAGGACGCCTGCTACATGCAGGGGGCGATGCCGGCCCCCGCGCCCACCGCGGCCCCGGTGGCCAGCGCCTGA
- a CDS encoding F0F1 ATP synthase subunit alpha: MVSPPLSAEPEIGLSVEEVGTILGVADGIAWVEGLPSVPVGEVLRSADGSRAWVFQLDETLAGCILLDQTEGLAAGLRMRRCGQRLSIGCGDALLGRVIDPLGRPLDGLRPPETEAQQPLEARSPAIIERDPVSRPLYTGNTVIDTLLPIGRGQRELLIGDDGTGKSALALDAVIHQRDQGVRCILVLIGQRRAEVAETLRLLAAHDALAHTTVVVAEAGTLPGLQYLAPFAGCALAEHWMHAGHDTLIVYDDLGKHAQAYRELSLLLRRPPGREAYPGDIFYLHSRLLERSTQLSAALGGGSMTALPIVPTQLGEVASYIPTNLISITDGQVYLSTKLTAAGMFPAIDVGTSVSRIGGKAQHPAIARECKRLRLDYLQFLELELFTRFGTRLDEGMQARVARGHLLQALFRQGRLATRPAALTMAWLVALNEGRLEGLPGPALQARLDALAAMAASAPALDAPRADWVAAVQAVTGG; encoded by the coding sequence ATGGTGAGCCCGCCGCTGAGCGCGGAACCCGAGATCGGCCTCTCCGTCGAGGAGGTCGGCACCATCCTGGGCGTGGCCGACGGCATCGCCTGGGTCGAGGGCCTGCCCTCGGTGCCGGTGGGCGAGGTGCTGCGTTCGGCCGACGGCAGCCGGGCCTGGGTCTTCCAGCTCGACGAGACCCTGGCCGGCTGCATCCTGCTGGACCAGACCGAGGGCCTGGCCGCCGGCCTGCGCATGCGCCGCTGCGGCCAGCGCCTGTCCATCGGCTGCGGCGACGCCCTGTTGGGCCGGGTGATCGATCCGCTGGGCCGGCCGCTGGACGGCTTGCGACCGCCCGAGACCGAGGCCCAGCAGCCGCTGGAAGCCCGCTCGCCGGCCATCATCGAGCGCGATCCGGTCAGCCGCCCGCTCTACACCGGCAACACCGTCATCGACACCCTGCTGCCCATCGGCCGCGGCCAGCGCGAGTTGCTGATCGGCGACGACGGCACCGGCAAGAGCGCGCTGGCGCTGGACGCGGTGATCCACCAGCGCGACCAGGGCGTGCGCTGCATCCTGGTGCTGATCGGCCAGCGCCGCGCCGAGGTGGCCGAGACCCTGCGCCTCCTGGCCGCGCACGACGCCCTGGCTCACACCACCGTGGTGGTGGCCGAGGCCGGCACCCTGCCGGGCCTGCAGTACCTGGCGCCCTTCGCCGGTTGCGCCCTGGCCGAGCACTGGATGCACGCCGGCCACGACACGCTCATCGTCTACGACGACCTGGGCAAGCACGCCCAGGCCTACCGCGAACTGTCGCTGCTGCTGCGCCGCCCGCCCGGACGCGAGGCCTACCCCGGCGACATCTTCTACCTGCACTCGCGCCTGCTGGAGCGTTCCACCCAGCTCAGCGCCGCGCTGGGCGGCGGCAGCATGACGGCCCTGCCCATCGTGCCCACGCAACTGGGCGAGGTGGCCAGCTACATCCCCACCAACCTGATCTCCATCACCGACGGCCAGGTCTACCTCAGCACCAAGCTCACCGCAGCGGGCATGTTCCCGGCCATCGACGTGGGCACCTCCGTCTCGCGCATCGGCGGCAAGGCCCAGCACCCGGCCATCGCCCGCGAATGCAAGCGCCTGCGGCTCGATTACCTGCAGTTCCTGGAGCTGGAGCTCTTCACCCGCTTCGGCACCCGGCTGGACGAGGGCATGCAGGCCCGCGTGGCGCGTGGCCACCTGCTGCAGGCCCTGTTCCGCCAGGGCCGACTGGCCACCCGGCCGGCGGCCCTCACCATGGCCTGGCTGGTGGCGCTCAACGAGGGCCGGCTCGAAGGCCTGCCGGGCCCGGCCCTGCAGGCCCGGCTCGACGCCCTCGCCGCCATGGCCGCCAGCGCGCCCGCGCTCGACGCCCCGCGCGCCGACTGGGTCGCTGCCGTCCAGGCGGTCACGGGGGGCTGA
- a CDS encoding F0F1 ATP synthase subunit gamma — protein sequence MTAQLQLRERAALLGDLRQIVQAMKNLAMAELQRLQRSQPALAEAQTTLEAAWVQLADPAPRPEGAEAEDRIWLVIGAERGFCGAFNAHLADAVSMLQARPGQTLWLAGQRLADAWQASRPAGAPEAPVRVLPGCGALDEAEPVLAAWLQAAGEAMALPAGPRRTVWLLSTGAAGLQAQRLLPAPGAARPWPDDETAAPAATGAAPAGTPVRLGLPRPVLMAAVLHQTVRVQLRAALETSLVQENHARLAQMQRAQDHLDELAADLRRRWASLRQADITNELELLTAALGRNGATDAG from the coding sequence ATGACGGCGCAGCTGCAACTGCGCGAGCGGGCCGCGCTGCTGGGCGACCTGCGGCAGATCGTGCAGGCCATGAAGAACCTGGCCATGGCCGAGCTGCAGCGCCTGCAGCGCTCCCAGCCGGCGCTGGCCGAGGCCCAGACCACGCTGGAGGCCGCCTGGGTTCAGCTGGCCGACCCTGCGCCGCGCCCCGAAGGGGCCGAGGCCGAGGACCGCATCTGGCTGGTCATCGGGGCCGAGCGTGGCTTCTGCGGGGCCTTCAACGCCCACCTGGCCGATGCGGTCTCCATGCTGCAGGCCCGGCCGGGCCAGACCTTGTGGCTGGCCGGTCAGCGCCTGGCCGACGCCTGGCAGGCCAGCCGGCCGGCGGGCGCGCCCGAGGCCCCGGTGCGCGTGCTGCCGGGCTGTGGCGCGCTGGACGAGGCCGAGCCGGTGCTGGCCGCCTGGCTGCAGGCCGCCGGCGAGGCCATGGCCCTGCCGGCGGGCCCACGGCGCACGGTCTGGCTGCTGTCCACCGGAGCGGCCGGCCTGCAGGCCCAGCGCCTGCTGCCCGCGCCGGGGGCCGCGCGGCCCTGGCCGGATGACGAGACGGCCGCCCCGGCCGCCACCGGGGCGGCCCCGGCCGGCACTCCGGTGCGCCTGGGTCTGCCGCGGCCGGTGTTGATGGCCGCGGTGCTGCACCAGACCGTGCGGGTGCAGCTGCGCGCCGCGCTGGAAACCTCGCTGGTGCAGGAGAACCATGCCCGCCTGGCGCAGATGCAGCGGGCGCAGGACCACCTGGACGAACTGGCGGCCGACCTGCGCCGTCGCTGGGCCAGCCTGCGGCAGGCCGACATCACCAACGAACTGGAACTGCTCACCGCCGCCCTGGGGCGCAACGGGGCCACCGACGCCGGCTGA
- a CDS encoding efflux RND transporter permease subunit, whose amino-acid sequence MSHPHDPNDAGTEPVLGISGRLARAFQANAITPLLALVALLLGLFAVLVTPREEEPQINVTMANVLIPFPGASSEDVQAMVARPAEQVLSQIADIEHTYSVSQPGMAVLTVQYKVGVPRTEALVRLYDVLNANSDWLPAGLGTLAPIVKPKGIDDVPVLGITLWAKDARSGVDLERVAHTLEAELKRVPGTREVQTIGGPGRAVNVALDPSRLRERGVDVMSLKASLQAANQGMPAGAVVQPQGKQLLTVETGQFLRNADEVGDIVVGVHAGKPVYLREVAQITPGAAQPGHLVWYTPGSAPLSPEESASAPAGQVYPALTITVTKKPGQNAVDVARAARARVDELRNAVIPDGVEVSISRDYGETAAEKANKLIQKLMFATGSVILLVGIALGRREAIIVGSAVILTLTVTLFASWAWGFTLNRVSLFALIFSIGILVDDAIVVVENIHRHQALDPHKPLREIIPAAVDEVGGPTILATMTVIGALLPMAFVSGLMGPYMSPIPINSSLGMALSLAIAFTVTPWLALKLMKPHAGEGDGARPHTPSGAAGVGARLGNFFAALLQPLLQSAKKRWMLLGGIMVALMLSVGLTVVEWVVLKMLPFDNKSEFQVIVNMPAGTPLEDTAATLQDLGAFLARQNEVRDLQGYAGTASPITFNGLVRQYYLRSEADQGDLQVNLVDKHHRSEKSHAIAQRLRPDLEKIAAAHGARIQVVEVPPGPPVMSPLVAEVYGPDEAGRQAVAAKVAQAFHATPDIVAIDTTLKENAPRAFLRVNRQRAESAGIAVATIAQTVQAALSGADAAYLHTGHDKYPVPVRLQLPRDSQIGLDALLALPLKAANGQLVPLSELVRVEQGVIDKPLYTKDLHPVSYVFGDMAGKLDSPLYGLFAIRPHLKDAVPAGHGTLGEYWIHQPSDPFTQYAIKWDGEWQITYETFRDMGAAYAVGLILIYLLVVAQFKSYGTPLIIMAPIPLTIIGVMPGHALLGAQFTATSMIGMIALAGIIVRNSILLVDFIELQLAQGVAFQTAVIESARVRAQPIALTALAAMIGAFFILDDPIFNGLAVSLIFGILVSTLLTLVVIPVLYYAMLRHRHEAA is encoded by the coding sequence ATGAGCCACCCCCACGATCCCAACGACGCCGGCACCGAGCCGGTGCTGGGCATTTCCGGCCGCCTGGCCCGAGCCTTCCAGGCCAATGCCATCACGCCGCTGCTGGCCCTGGTGGCCCTGCTGCTGGGCCTGTTCGCGGTGCTGGTCACCCCGCGCGAGGAAGAGCCGCAGATCAACGTGACCATGGCCAATGTGCTGATCCCCTTCCCGGGGGCCAGCAGCGAGGATGTGCAGGCCATGGTGGCCCGGCCGGCCGAGCAGGTGCTTTCGCAGATCGCCGACATCGAGCACACCTATTCGGTGTCGCAGCCCGGCATGGCCGTGCTGACGGTGCAGTACAAGGTGGGCGTGCCGCGCACCGAGGCCCTGGTGCGCCTGTACGACGTGCTCAACGCCAACTCCGACTGGCTGCCCGCCGGCCTGGGCACCCTCGCCCCCATCGTCAAGCCCAAGGGCATCGACGACGTGCCGGTGCTGGGCATCACCCTGTGGGCCAAGGACGCCCGCAGCGGCGTGGACCTGGAACGGGTGGCCCACACGCTGGAAGCCGAGCTCAAGCGCGTGCCCGGCACCCGCGAGGTGCAGACCATCGGCGGCCCCGGCCGGGCGGTGAACGTGGCGCTGGACCCGTCACGCCTGCGCGAGCGCGGCGTCGATGTGATGTCGCTCAAGGCCAGCCTGCAGGCCGCCAACCAGGGCATGCCCGCCGGCGCGGTGGTGCAGCCCCAGGGCAAGCAGCTGCTGACGGTGGAGACCGGCCAGTTCCTGCGCAATGCCGACGAGGTCGGCGACATCGTGGTGGGCGTGCACGCCGGCAAGCCGGTCTACCTGCGTGAAGTCGCCCAGATCACCCCGGGCGCCGCGCAGCCCGGCCACCTGGTCTGGTACACCCCGGGCAGCGCCCCGCTGTCGCCGGAGGAATCGGCCTCGGCCCCGGCCGGCCAGGTCTACCCGGCCCTGACGATCACCGTCACCAAGAAGCCCGGCCAGAACGCGGTGGACGTGGCTCGCGCGGCCCGCGCCCGGGTGGACGAGCTGCGCAACGCGGTGATCCCGGACGGTGTGGAGGTCAGCATCAGCCGCGACTACGGCGAGACCGCCGCAGAAAAGGCCAACAAGCTGATCCAGAAGCTGATGTTCGCCACCGGTTCGGTGATCCTGCTGGTGGGCATCGCCCTGGGCCGGCGCGAGGCCATCATCGTCGGCTCGGCGGTGATCCTGACGCTGACGGTCACGCTGTTCGCCTCCTGGGCCTGGGGTTTCACCCTGAACCGGGTCTCTCTGTTCGCGCTGATCTTCTCCATCGGCATCCTGGTGGACGACGCCATCGTGGTGGTGGAGAACATCCACCGCCACCAGGCGCTGGACCCGCACAAGCCGCTGCGCGAGATCATCCCGGCGGCGGTGGACGAGGTGGGCGGCCCCACCATCCTGGCCACGATGACCGTGATCGGCGCGCTGCTGCCCATGGCCTTCGTGAGCGGGCTGATGGGCCCGTACATGAGCCCGATCCCGATCAACTCCAGCCTGGGCATGGCGCTGTCGCTGGCCATCGCCTTCACGGTCACGCCCTGGCTGGCCCTGAAGCTGATGAAGCCGCATGCCGGTGAGGGCGATGGCGCCAGGCCGCACACCCCCAGCGGCGCGGCCGGCGTGGGCGCCCGCCTGGGCAACTTCTTCGCCGCCCTGCTCCAGCCCCTGCTGCAGAGCGCGAAGAAGCGCTGGATGCTGCTGGGCGGCATCATGGTGGCCCTGATGCTATCGGTGGGCCTGACGGTGGTCGAGTGGGTGGTGCTGAAGATGCTGCCCTTCGACAACAAGTCGGAGTTCCAGGTCATCGTCAACATGCCGGCCGGCACGCCGCTGGAGGACACCGCCGCCACGCTGCAGGACCTGGGCGCCTTCCTGGCCCGCCAGAACGAGGTGCGCGACCTGCAGGGCTATGCCGGCACGGCCAGCCCCATCACCTTCAACGGCCTGGTGCGCCAGTACTACCTGCGCAGCGAGGCCGACCAGGGCGACCTGCAGGTCAACCTGGTGGACAAGCACCACCGCTCGGAGAAGAGCCACGCCATCGCCCAGCGCCTGCGCCCCGACCTGGAGAAGATCGCCGCCGCCCATGGCGCGCGCATCCAGGTGGTGGAGGTGCCGCCCGGCCCGCCGGTGATGAGCCCGCTGGTGGCCGAGGTCTACGGCCCCGACGAGGCCGGCCGCCAGGCCGTGGCCGCCAAGGTGGCCCAGGCCTTCCACGCCACGCCGGACATCGTCGCCATCGACACCACCCTCAAGGAGAACGCGCCGCGCGCCTTCCTGCGGGTGAACCGCCAGCGCGCCGAATCGGCCGGCATCGCGGTGGCCACGATCGCGCAGACGGTGCAGGCCGCCCTCTCGGGCGCCGACGCAGCCTACCTGCACACCGGCCACGACAAGTACCCGGTGCCGGTGCGGCTGCAGCTGCCGCGCGATAGCCAGATCGGCCTGGACGCGCTGCTGGCCCTGCCGCTCAAGGCCGCCAACGGACAGCTGGTGCCGCTGTCGGAGCTGGTGCGGGTGGAACAGGGCGTGATCGACAAGCCGCTCTACACCAAGGACCTGCACCCGGTCAGCTACGTCTTCGGTGACATGGCCGGCAAGCTCGATTCGCCGCTGTACGGCCTGTTCGCCATCCGACCGCACCTGAAGGACGCGGTGCCGGCCGGCCACGGCACGCTGGGCGAGTACTGGATCCACCAGCCCTCCGACCCCTTCACACAGTACGCGATCAAGTGGGACGGCGAGTGGCAGATCACCTACGAGACCTTCCGCGACATGGGTGCCGCCTATGCGGTGGGCCTGATCCTGATCTACCTGCTGGTGGTGGCGCAGTTCAAGAGCTACGGCACACCGCTGATCATCATGGCGCCCATTCCGCTGACCATCATCGGCGTGATGCCCGGCCATGCGCTGCTGGGTGCGCAGTTCACCGCCACCAGCATGATCGGCATGATCGCGCTGGCCGGCATCATCGTGCGCAACTCCATCCTGCTGGTGGACTTCATCGAGCTGCAGCTGGCCCAGGGCGTGGCCTTCCAGACGGCGGTGATCGAGTCGGCCCGGGTGCGCGCCCAGCCCATCGCCCTGACCGCGCTGGCGGCCATGATCGGCGCCTTCTTCATCCTCGACGACCCGATCTTCAACGGCCTGGCGGTCTCGCTGATCTTCGGCATCCTCGTCTCCACCCTGCTCACGCTGGTGGTCATCCCGGTCCTCTACTACGCGATGCTGCGGCATCGCCATGAAGCTGCGTAA
- a CDS encoding AtpZ/AtpI family protein produces the protein MSDEPNEGSTDPMRQNAERQLGRLARARKAGFLGLLVTGGTAGLLLCVPLVGGAYLGRWLDGLSEGYTVRWTVNMILLGLAVGVGNVIWFFRTHGR, from the coding sequence ATGAGCGACGAGCCGAACGAGGGGAGCACCGATCCGATGCGCCAGAACGCCGAACGCCAACTCGGCCGCCTGGCCCGCGCCCGCAAGGCCGGCTTCCTGGGCCTGCTGGTCACCGGTGGCACGGCCGGCCTGCTGCTGTGCGTGCCGCTGGTGGGCGGCGCCTACCTGGGCCGCTGGCTGGACGGCCTCTCCGAGGGCTATACCGTGCGCTGGACGGTCAACATGATCCTGCTGGGCCTGGCCGTGGGCGTGGGCAACGTGATCTGGTTCTTCCGCACCCACGGGCGCTGA
- a CDS encoding efflux RND transporter periplasmic adaptor subunit: protein MKRAAWLASMWLGCAAAMAAPVPTVTVGSTPAGAGFELDGTVEALRQATVAAQVAGNVTQLAVKAGDKVHAGQLLARIDARSTSAGLLQSDAAVAQAEAQLQNARLNAQRQRELRQQGFVSQSVVDQADTSLKAAQAALDQARGARSQAALARGFADVTAPFDGVVQATLVDTGDLAAAGVGVVTMYAPGALRAVVQVPASRAALARAATHPEVRLPDGQWVSPVRRTELPATDPVAQTVEWRLDLPGGTALSPGQSLRVRFDAPASAAVPSVLSVPASAVLRRGELEAVYVARQGQFVLRSVRLGTPGPGQQVPVLAGLKAGEQVAADAVQAGLAGATPAGAAR from the coding sequence ATGAAGCGTGCCGCATGGTTGGCGTCGATGTGGCTGGGCTGCGCGGCAGCCATGGCCGCCCCCGTCCCCACCGTCACGGTGGGCAGCACCCCGGCCGGGGCCGGCTTCGAGCTGGACGGCACCGTGGAGGCGCTGCGCCAGGCCACGGTGGCCGCCCAGGTGGCGGGCAACGTGACCCAGCTGGCCGTCAAGGCCGGCGACAAGGTGCATGCCGGCCAGTTGCTGGCCCGCATCGATGCGCGCAGCACCAGCGCCGGCCTGCTGCAGAGCGACGCTGCGGTGGCCCAGGCCGAGGCCCAGCTGCAGAACGCCCGGCTCAACGCCCAGCGCCAGCGCGAGTTGCGCCAGCAGGGCTTTGTCAGCCAGTCCGTGGTGGACCAGGCCGACACCAGCCTCAAGGCCGCCCAGGCCGCGCTGGACCAGGCCCGCGGCGCGCGCAGCCAGGCCGCCCTGGCGCGTGGCTTTGCCGATGTGACCGCCCCCTTCGATGGCGTGGTCCAGGCCACCCTGGTGGACACCGGTGACCTGGCCGCGGCCGGCGTCGGCGTGGTGACGATGTACGCCCCCGGCGCGCTGCGCGCCGTGGTGCAGGTGCCGGCCTCGCGCGCGGCCCTGGCCCGCGCCGCCACCCACCCCGAGGTGCGCCTGCCCGATGGGCAGTGGGTGAGCCCGGTGCGCCGCACCGAGCTGCCGGCCACCGACCCGGTGGCCCAGACGGTGGAATGGCGCCTGGACCTGCCCGGTGGCACCGCCCTGTCGCCCGGCCAGAGCCTGCGGGTGCGCTTCGACGCCCCGGCCTCGGCCGCCGTGCCCTCGGTGCTGAGCGTGCCGGCCTCGGCCGTGCTGCGCCGCGGCGAACTGGAAGCCGTCTACGTGGCCCGCCAGGGCCAGTTCGTGCTGCGCTCCGTGCGCCTGGGCACGCCCGGCCCGGGCCAGCAGGTGCCGGTGCTGGCCGGCCTGAAGGCCGGTGAGCAGGTGGCCGCCGACGCGGTGCAGGCCGGCCTGGCCGGCGCCACCCCGGCCGGCGCAGCCCGCTGA
- a CDS encoding F0F1 ATP synthase subunit A, with the protein MDEGFSLHLAGLTLSETLCLSVVVTLGLAAAAWFWGPRGGRPPAVALELAWQMMHDAVAEVVAPVHVDRVLPFIGSLWLFIAVSNLLGLVPGLSSPTRDLSVTAALAVIVFFAVHLYGLRAAGWRSYLRHYIQPSPILAPFHIISEITRTLALAIRLFGNMMSLEMAALLVLLVAGLLVPVPLLLLHVIEALVQAYIFGMLALIYVGSALEVSLPEGQPPGPPSPSSPTSSSSAPESP; encoded by the coding sequence ATGGACGAAGGCTTCTCGCTGCACCTGGCCGGGCTCACCCTGTCGGAGACCCTGTGCCTGTCGGTGGTGGTCACGCTGGGCCTGGCCGCGGCCGCCTGGTTCTGGGGCCCGCGGGGCGGTCGGCCGCCGGCCGTCGCGCTGGAACTGGCCTGGCAGATGATGCATGACGCGGTGGCCGAGGTGGTGGCCCCGGTGCATGTGGACCGGGTGCTGCCCTTCATCGGCAGCCTGTGGCTGTTCATCGCGGTGTCCAACCTGCTGGGCCTGGTGCCGGGCCTGAGCTCGCCCACACGCGACCTCTCCGTCACCGCCGCGCTGGCGGTCATCGTCTTCTTCGCGGTGCACCTCTACGGCCTGCGGGCCGCGGGCTGGCGGTCCTACCTGCGGCACTACATCCAGCCCAGCCCCATCCTCGCGCCCTTCCACATCATCAGCGAGATCACCCGCACCCTGGCCCTGGCCATCCGCCTGTTCGGCAACATGATGAGCCTGGAGATGGCCGCGCTGCTGGTGCTGCTGGTGGCCGGCCTGCTGGTGCCGGTGCCCCTCTTGCTGCTGCACGTCATCGAGGCCCTGGTGCAGGCCTACATCTTCGGCATGCTGGCGCTGATCTACGTCGGCTCCGCGCTGGAGGTCAGCCTGCCCGAAGGCCAGCCGCCGGGGCCGCCATCCCCCTCCTCGCCCACTTCCTCCTCTTCTGCACCGGAGTCGCCATGA
- a CDS encoding F0F1 ATP synthase subunit C: MTDLHLFAIVSTVVAALAIALGVFFPALAMGRAISSALDALARQPEAEKEISRTLFIGLAMIESLAIYCLVVALIILFRNPLLEYLLK, from the coding sequence ATGACCGATCTGCACCTCTTTGCCATCGTCTCCACCGTGGTGGCCGCGCTGGCCATCGCCCTGGGCGTGTTCTTCCCGGCCCTGGCCATGGGCCGTGCCATCTCCTCGGCCCTGGACGCGCTGGCACGTCAGCCCGAGGCCGAAAAGGAGATCAGCCGCACCCTGTTCATCGGCCTGGCCATGATCGAGTCGCTGGCCATCTACTGCCTGGTGGTGGCGCTGATCATCCTGTTCCGCAACCCGCTGCTCGAATACCTGCTGAAGTGA
- a CDS encoding MarR family winged helix-turn-helix transcriptional regulator yields the protein MLDDATLMHLTTTLTRVARSYRAVADEVSNAYGLSHAMAWPAVMIGRMGESARPGAVAEAVGLEPASLVRVIDQLVAAGLVVRHEDPHDRRAKVLSLTALGQQQVARVEQALNVMRRELLQGLPDEDLQAALRVLLRLEAGVAGLPKSAAHT from the coding sequence ATGCTCGACGACGCCACCCTGATGCACCTGACCACCACGCTGACCCGCGTGGCCCGCAGCTACCGTGCCGTGGCCGACGAGGTCAGCAATGCCTACGGCCTGTCGCATGCGATGGCCTGGCCGGCGGTGATGATCGGCCGCATGGGCGAAAGCGCCCGTCCGGGGGCCGTGGCCGAGGCGGTGGGCCTGGAGCCGGCCTCGCTGGTGCGGGTGATCGACCAGCTGGTGGCCGCCGGTCTGGTGGTGCGCCACGAAGACCCGCACGACCGCCGGGCCAAGGTGCTCAGCCTGACCGCGCTGGGCCAGCAGCAGGTGGCGCGGGTGGAGCAGGCCCTCAACGTGATGCGGCGAGAGCTGCTGCAGGGCCTGCCCGACGAAGACCTGCAGGCGGCCCTGCGGGTGCTGCTGCGCCTGGAGGCCGGGGTGGCCGGGCTGCCCAAGTCCGCGGCGCACACCTGA